The Sorangiineae bacterium MSr11367 genome window below encodes:
- a CDS encoding alpha/beta fold hydrolase encodes MTSGFLDRDGVRLWYEELGRPEGTPVLLVMGGGGSVVWWPPELIQGLVGAGCRVIQFDNRDVGLSTHVDPATATYGIDAMAGDAMAVLDAVGIDAAHLVGVSMGAMVCLAAALLHPHRVRSLALISSTPGPDARLPKGDGSVFDCFDQPAKNAEAIAEQTVAFCRAIAGSRFAFDAPYYRAVVAADHARGTNLSASYVPSASSRIDDLARIQAPTLVVHGTEDPIYPYGHAEVLAKGIPKATLVRWDGVGHELPPPLLADLLRRLTEHITGAR; translated from the coding sequence ATGACCTCGGGGTTTCTGGACAGAGACGGCGTGCGATTGTGGTACGAGGAGCTCGGCCGGCCCGAAGGAACGCCGGTGCTGCTGGTCATGGGCGGTGGCGGCTCGGTGGTCTGGTGGCCACCCGAACTGATCCAGGGGCTCGTCGGCGCGGGGTGCCGCGTCATTCAGTTCGACAATCGGGACGTCGGACTGTCCACCCATGTCGATCCCGCCACGGCCACGTACGGGATCGATGCGATGGCCGGCGATGCGATGGCCGTTCTCGACGCGGTCGGAATCGATGCCGCGCACCTCGTCGGTGTGTCGATGGGCGCGATGGTCTGCCTGGCGGCGGCCTTGTTGCACCCCCATCGTGTGCGCTCCCTAGCCCTCATCAGCAGCACGCCCGGGCCGGACGCACGCCTTCCCAAGGGAGACGGCTCCGTCTTCGACTGCTTCGACCAGCCGGCCAAGAACGCGGAGGCGATCGCCGAGCAAACCGTCGCGTTCTGCCGCGCCATCGCCGGCAGTCGTTTCGCGTTCGACGCGCCGTACTACCGCGCCGTCGTCGCCGCCGATCACGCCCGGGGCACGAACCTCTCCGCCAGCTACGTGCCCTCGGCATCGTCACGCATCGACGATCTGGCTCGGATCCAGGCGCCGACCCTGGTCGTGCACGGCACCGAGGATCCCATCTACCCCTACGGCCACGCCGAAGTTCTCGCGAAGGGCATCCCGAAGGCGACGCTGGTCCGCTGGGATGGCGTCGGTCACGAACTGCCTCCCCCACTCCTCGCCGACTTGCTCCGACGGCTCACGGAGCACATCACCGGTGCGCGGTGA
- a CDS encoding methyltransferase domain-containing protein — MGPIAFSIMFDYDAELRRYTEHFRAAANIGPGHRVLDIGCGGGQSTRDAARAAVGGHALGVDVSERMLKTARERAVAEGLDNVTFELGDAQQYPFADSHFDVGISRFGTMFFAEPVRAFTNIARALRPGARLVMLVWQDSDLQEWTGAFRQALAPGREVRTGASGAAFSLADPATLDGILGAAGFGTIRRTDLREPVCYGPDAASAYDAVLDLYMTTDLLAEADDERPRALERLRALMTAHERGDGVWFDARAWLITAHR, encoded by the coding sequence GTGGGCCCGATAGCGTTCTCGATCATGTTCGATTACGACGCGGAGCTCCGTCGGTACACCGAGCATTTCCGGGCGGCTGCCAACATCGGGCCTGGGCATCGCGTATTGGACATCGGCTGCGGGGGCGGACAGTCCACGCGGGATGCGGCCCGTGCGGCGGTGGGCGGCCATGCGCTGGGCGTCGACGTCTCCGAGCGGATGCTGAAGACCGCCCGGGAGCGGGCCGTCGCGGAGGGGCTCGACAACGTCACGTTCGAGCTGGGCGACGCGCAGCAGTATCCGTTTGCCGACAGCCATTTCGATGTGGGCATAAGCCGCTTCGGCACGATGTTCTTCGCCGAGCCGGTGCGGGCCTTCACCAACATCGCGCGGGCGCTGCGGCCCGGGGCGCGCCTGGTGATGCTGGTATGGCAGGACAGTGACCTCCAAGAGTGGACCGGCGCTTTCCGTCAGGCTCTCGCACCGGGGCGGGAGGTGCGTACCGGGGCCAGTGGCGCCGCGTTCTCACTCGCCGACCCGGCCACGCTGGACGGCATCCTCGGCGCGGCGGGCTTCGGCACGATCCGCCGGACCGATTTGCGCGAGCCCGTTTGCTACGGGCCGGATGCCGCCAGCGCCTACGATGCGGTGCTCGACCTGTACATGACCACGGACCTTCTTGCCGAGGCCGACGACGAGCGGCCGCGCGCCCTCGAGCGGCTGCGCGCCTTGATGACTGCGCACGAGCGCGGCGATGGCGTGTGGTTCGACGCGCGGGCGTGGCTCATCACCGCGCACCGGTGA
- a CDS encoding aminotransferase class V-fold PLP-dependent enzyme produces the protein MYVYLDHASLVPPVTEALDAMRSAAESFWGQPGSLHGIGARARYALDQARQEVAEYVGTLAHEIVFAANGRDALRRALELALERAPANASIVSSRLEHPSVQVLVEQATRSGRAVHWLKLPAGVPSEEDLMTLRAADLVALSICNHEMGTVLDLASVAPHAVRVIDAVQAAPWVSLEGLNDARTFYALSGSKLGAPMSVGVLRVPSDVHYAALADGLQLEGDSPPWMTAVGLGAACAKRAPLREQALETARQLANRLLQGLRAIEPTLLLNGDEGARLGPIVNVSFPGRFGKSLVSALSLEKICISHTAACQARHSEMSPVVRAAYPDTLARAEGATRWSVSERVTEDEIDHALETTRKILARMRN, from the coding sequence ATGTACGTGTATCTCGACCACGCTTCACTCGTCCCGCCCGTGACGGAAGCCCTGGATGCGATGCGCTCGGCCGCGGAGTCCTTTTGGGGGCAGCCTGGTTCGCTCCACGGCATCGGGGCCCGCGCTCGGTATGCGCTCGACCAGGCCCGACAGGAGGTCGCGGAATACGTAGGCACGCTGGCCCACGAGATCGTGTTCGCGGCCAATGGGCGGGACGCCCTGCGTCGCGCGCTCGAGCTGGCGCTGGAGCGCGCGCCCGCCAATGCCTCCATCGTGTCGAGTCGTTTGGAGCATCCGTCGGTGCAGGTTCTCGTGGAGCAGGCGACGCGTTCGGGGCGCGCCGTCCATTGGCTGAAGTTGCCCGCGGGCGTGCCCAGCGAAGAAGATTTGATGACCCTGCGCGCGGCCGATCTCGTGGCGCTCTCGATATGCAATCACGAAATGGGGACGGTGCTCGATCTTGCGTCGGTCGCGCCCCATGCCGTGCGTGTCATCGACGCCGTGCAAGCGGCACCGTGGGTCTCGTTGGAGGGGTTGAACGATGCGCGAACGTTCTACGCGCTTTCGGGTTCCAAGCTGGGAGCGCCCATGAGCGTCGGTGTGCTGCGCGTGCCCAGCGATGTCCACTACGCCGCGCTCGCGGACGGATTGCAGCTCGAAGGGGACAGCCCACCATGGATGACCGCGGTTGGCCTTGGGGCCGCATGTGCGAAACGCGCTCCGCTCCGCGAGCAAGCCCTGGAGACGGCGCGGCAATTGGCGAATCGCCTGTTGCAGGGTTTGCGCGCAATCGAACCGACGCTGCTGCTGAATGGTGACGAAGGCGCGAGACTCGGGCCCATCGTGAATGTCTCGTTTCCGGGCCGGTTCGGAAAGTCGTTGGTATCGGCTCTCAGCCTCGAGAAGATTTGCATTAGCCATACAGCTGCGTGCCAGGCGCGGCATAGCGAGATGTCACCCGTGGTCCGGGCGGCCTATCCCGACACGCTGGCGCGCGCCGAAGGCGCCACACGGTGGAGCGTTTCCGAACGCGTGACCGAGGACGAAATCGACCATGCGCTGGAGACCACGCGGAAGATCCTGGCTCGGATGCGAAACTGA
- a CDS encoding tetratricopeptide repeat protein, with product MPPNTKDTPHSAEDLARALAVRPNDSETLALADAWIAAAKDPLELVPLHTETTFAMVALRARVLATRGKVTEAIELLLQVVATRPDVSYLPWATAWARQSGEQVDPTSAAGAVVTAMARLDEYARVLLPFFVELVEALRAHHPRSPALAATLVRLLRQSGDERALVVAREAYAQMRTPELAVIVATTLRAHGEHDEAIAMFEEALQLDPKLVPAWLDIGDILLDTGRFEDAANAYERALVLDPDSTWAKASLLCAKLEITGDRAYLHELHDLAESHPDDARAQSLLDAATPWVGYLPTPEESSIHAIVGLLEHIESGKPVPPSPRWTFHVSALEAPSVRLVAAQFLSVVRPDARIVFDVEQVPKPDPRVPFAPVDWLVWRYEGTEPHPNLPPPDREKMAGVVNLASQPFSAAAWLRSARAAAKGFRPEEAPLLLAQMVHPPLSEQQLPPWRWIPRLQLACAYVLAAIDEGWNGSWRKRALLSLVHGPMDWTAMTGIVALTEIARAEPEHREEIRAILWEILKTRKPSAGYWCLHAPLATCLRRIPGETTEGRSRLRELSLSL from the coding sequence ATGCCGCCGAACACAAAGGACACTCCCCATTCCGCCGAGGATCTCGCGCGGGCTCTCGCCGTGCGGCCCAATGATTCCGAGACGCTCGCGCTGGCCGATGCATGGATCGCGGCCGCCAAAGACCCACTGGAGCTCGTCCCACTCCACACGGAAACCACCTTTGCCATGGTCGCCCTGCGTGCGCGCGTGTTGGCGACGCGGGGAAAGGTCACGGAAGCCATCGAGTTGCTCTTGCAAGTGGTTGCGACCAGGCCCGACGTCTCGTACCTCCCGTGGGCCACTGCATGGGCGCGGCAATCGGGAGAGCAGGTCGATCCTACGTCGGCGGCTGGCGCGGTCGTCACCGCCATGGCGCGTCTCGACGAGTACGCGCGCGTGCTGCTTCCGTTTTTCGTCGAGCTCGTCGAAGCACTCCGCGCGCACCATCCGCGCTCGCCCGCGCTGGCCGCAACCCTCGTTCGGCTTCTGCGCCAGTCCGGCGACGAGCGAGCACTCGTCGTTGCGCGTGAGGCCTACGCGCAGATGCGCACCCCCGAGCTCGCGGTCATCGTGGCCACCACCTTGCGCGCCCACGGGGAGCACGACGAAGCCATCGCGATGTTCGAGGAAGCGCTGCAACTCGATCCAAAGCTGGTTCCGGCTTGGTTGGATATCGGGGATATTCTTCTCGATACCGGACGATTCGAGGATGCGGCCAATGCCTACGAGCGCGCGCTGGTCCTGGATCCCGACTCCACGTGGGCGAAGGCCTCCCTTTTGTGTGCAAAGCTGGAAATAACGGGAGATCGGGCCTATTTGCACGAGCTTCACGACTTGGCCGAGTCGCACCCCGACGACGCACGCGCGCAGTCCTTGCTCGATGCGGCGACCCCTTGGGTCGGTTATCTCCCAACGCCCGAGGAATCGAGCATTCACGCGATCGTTGGGCTTCTGGAGCATATCGAATCGGGCAAGCCCGTACCGCCTTCGCCCCGGTGGACCTTTCACGTGAGCGCACTCGAGGCCCCCAGCGTGAGGCTCGTGGCCGCGCAATTCCTCTCCGTGGTGCGCCCGGACGCGCGCATCGTCTTCGACGTGGAACAGGTCCCAAAACCCGACCCGCGTGTACCTTTCGCGCCAGTCGATTGGCTCGTCTGGCGCTACGAAGGGACCGAGCCGCACCCCAACCTTCCCCCACCCGATCGCGAAAAGATGGCAGGCGTCGTCAACTTGGCATCGCAACCCTTTTCAGCCGCGGCGTGGCTTCGCTCGGCTCGTGCCGCCGCCAAGGGCTTTCGCCCAGAGGAGGCACCGTTGCTTCTCGCACAGATGGTGCATCCTCCGTTATCGGAGCAACAATTGCCTCCCTGGCGCTGGATTCCACGATTGCAATTGGCATGCGCCTATGTGCTCGCGGCCATCGACGAAGGATGGAACGGCTCTTGGCGCAAGCGAGCGCTTCTTTCGTTGGTGCACGGTCCCATGGATTGGACGGCAATGACCGGCATCGTGGCATTGACGGAGATTGCACGCGCCGAGCCGGAACATCGGGAGGAGATACGCGCGATTTTGTGGGAGATCCTAAAGACACGCAAACCTTCGGCCGGCTACTGGTGCCTCCATGCACCATTGGCGACATGCCTCCGTCGCATTCCGGGCGAAACGACGGAGGGGCGTTCGCGCCTGCGGGAACTGTCGCTCTCATTGTGA
- a CDS encoding DUF6531 domain-containing protein, which produces MGHPVDVASGAFFDSVEDIALPGAVPLVLGRTYNTDFLASEAGPLMAAAEDARLLPFGPGWRADWQSELHRTLDGFKYARNDGAVFSFVERRDVRFEQNGRLLSPADGLELRRIDEERVRIIGYGQERAPYALVFRKGTGNRYHLMSIERTSAARLDFVYDAAGRVTSMIQCREQRELLLQYDAWGHVVRADLRFPDRSTRFAAGYVYDRAGRLVEVHDFDGPVASYEYDEQGRIVRETKRGGSIYTVRYRRDGRCYYVSGTDRYQERTLQFDLARRATAVYDSHGARTIYEWNQSGQVLQETSPLGNCKRFEYDDFGRPIAETSASGIMIRTEYDEIGRVAACRFPGGRSETYAYDAEHRLVSIVDSSGLRVSLSYDNEHNLTEVLTGSSKPWRYAYNEYAELTQVEDGLGIRETIGYDIYGNITFATTGAGAVWQYQYNALGQIIATTNPLGGTTTTEYDVSGRPIRNIGFDGRVWESYFNPHENTVRKVRPDGSVTMFQLNSCGQITDVQLPDGRHLQVFWGREPGELVALRNSRGDDYTVRYDMDGRLVERCTFDGRRILIEWKAELMKAFTDAKGQRFEFEHDAAGRVVKRTCPDGETEYVYTARGELAEINGPDGVVKLGYDERGLCVTEDQDGIGLVREFDDLGRLLKLEAAGDETRYEWSSNNDLMTLSRGALQVTFQRDAMGNELSRTLPGAGVFAQTYDRVGRLLSQTFTPSQRSSQAGVFSRSYSYEARGKIAGIDDSLRGQTAFLYDPNGSLLAALRQNGISDFYEVDGEGNRYNQAHGSRGDEVLAALRTGARLPQAAAHGGATLATTTYDQNGRLVCVEAIGHKLEYEYDANGCVISKTETDANGVRTLRLAWNARGQLVEATPPDGRTWRYRYDGCGRRIEKRTPEGRVWRYVWNCSQVVQVLCDDEVVERCAYDPSGGPAIVRDDGEVHYLLPDQICGTSEMVNAKGELEWAASKGTWGEGFRSGPGGTPFFGQVLDEETGLHYNVFRYYDPDIGRYISPDPADIAGGWNVYAAIRSPIDEYDELGLAPRQPSGRYSGPYYQNKRGSRHYEPDDPSKSDLNATRSRSGKGYTFRTDQQIENNERGLYASTTAEGGVTATRVTGFNDEKREMAFFNGDWREGGSRHDPDKFGQIGNDHWSHSEMWAFTHLIDHADPNKGNRSKPIRITICRPPCGKNVRGCSTVVAGLAQELADKAKRTVILVHPPGRKRTAYPPCAGES; this is translated from the coding sequence GTGGGACACCCGGTCGACGTCGCGAGCGGAGCATTCTTCGATAGCGTGGAGGACATCGCGCTTCCTGGCGCCGTACCCCTGGTGTTGGGACGAACCTACAATACAGATTTTTTAGCGAGCGAAGCCGGACCGTTGATGGCGGCCGCCGAGGACGCGCGCTTGCTTCCTTTTGGGCCGGGATGGCGAGCCGATTGGCAAAGCGAGTTGCATCGCACGCTGGATGGCTTCAAATACGCGCGCAACGACGGAGCCGTATTTTCGTTCGTGGAACGGCGAGACGTGCGGTTCGAGCAGAACGGGCGGCTCCTGTCGCCGGCCGACGGATTGGAGCTGCGGCGAATCGATGAGGAGCGTGTTCGTATCATTGGATACGGACAAGAGCGTGCGCCGTACGCACTGGTATTTCGAAAGGGCACCGGAAACAGATATCATCTGATGTCCATCGAGCGTACCTCGGCCGCGCGTCTCGATTTCGTCTATGACGCAGCAGGCCGCGTCACCAGTATGATTCAGTGCCGGGAGCAGCGCGAACTCCTGCTTCAATACGACGCCTGGGGCCATGTCGTGCGAGCGGACTTGCGCTTTCCCGATCGCTCGACGCGCTTCGCGGCCGGTTACGTCTACGACCGCGCGGGGCGGCTGGTTGAGGTCCACGATTTCGACGGCCCCGTCGCCTCGTACGAATACGACGAGCAAGGGCGCATCGTTCGCGAGACGAAACGAGGGGGCTCGATCTATACGGTCCGCTATCGAAGAGACGGCCGTTGTTATTACGTGAGCGGGACGGACCGCTATCAGGAACGGACCCTCCAATTCGATTTGGCCCGACGAGCCACCGCGGTCTACGACAGCCATGGCGCCCGTACGATCTACGAATGGAACCAGAGCGGCCAGGTGCTCCAGGAAACATCGCCGCTCGGAAACTGCAAGCGCTTCGAATATGACGACTTCGGGCGACCGATAGCCGAGACCTCCGCCAGCGGCATCATGATCAGGACCGAATACGACGAAATCGGACGCGTGGCCGCATGTCGCTTCCCGGGTGGACGCTCCGAGACTTATGCCTACGACGCCGAGCATCGCCTGGTCTCGATTGTCGACTCCAGCGGTCTTCGCGTATCGCTCTCGTATGACAACGAGCACAATTTGACCGAAGTGCTCACGGGAAGCTCCAAGCCGTGGCGATATGCGTACAACGAGTACGCCGAGCTCACACAGGTCGAAGACGGGCTCGGAATACGAGAAACCATCGGCTACGACATTTACGGAAACATCACATTCGCAACAACCGGCGCTGGCGCAGTTTGGCAATATCAGTACAACGCCCTGGGCCAGATCATCGCGACGACGAATCCACTGGGTGGCACGACGACAACCGAATACGACGTATCCGGACGTCCGATCCGGAATATCGGGTTCGATGGACGGGTGTGGGAGAGCTATTTCAATCCGCACGAAAACACCGTTCGCAAGGTCCGCCCCGACGGGTCCGTGACCATGTTCCAGCTGAATTCTTGTGGTCAAATCACCGACGTTCAACTGCCCGATGGCCGTCACCTTCAGGTGTTCTGGGGGCGCGAGCCGGGGGAGCTCGTTGCCTTGCGAAATTCCCGCGGTGACGACTACACGGTTCGGTACGACATGGATGGCCGCCTCGTCGAGCGGTGCACGTTCGACGGTCGACGCATTCTGATCGAATGGAAAGCGGAGCTCATGAAGGCGTTCACGGACGCCAAGGGCCAGCGGTTCGAGTTCGAGCACGACGCCGCGGGGCGAGTGGTGAAGCGAACATGTCCGGACGGTGAAACGGAATATGTGTACACCGCACGCGGTGAGCTGGCAGAGATCAATGGGCCCGACGGGGTGGTCAAGCTCGGTTACGACGAACGCGGCCTATGCGTCACGGAAGACCAGGACGGGATTGGCCTGGTGCGCGAGTTCGACGACCTGGGAAGGTTGCTGAAGCTCGAGGCTGCAGGCGACGAGACCCGCTACGAATGGTCGTCGAACAACGACTTGATGACGTTGTCCCGCGGCGCTCTTCAGGTGACCTTTCAACGGGACGCGATGGGCAACGAGCTCTCACGGACCCTCCCGGGTGCGGGCGTCTTTGCCCAGACCTATGATCGCGTGGGCAGGTTGCTCTCGCAAACGTTCACCCCCAGTCAGCGGTCCTCACAGGCTGGTGTGTTCTCGCGGAGCTATTCCTATGAGGCTCGCGGGAAGATCGCCGGCATCGACGATTCACTGCGCGGGCAAACGGCCTTCCTGTACGATCCCAATGGAAGCTTGCTCGCGGCGCTTCGTCAAAATGGCATTTCGGACTTCTACGAGGTTGATGGCGAGGGTAATCGTTACAATCAGGCGCACGGCTCTCGCGGCGACGAAGTGCTGGCGGCACTTCGGACGGGAGCAAGGCTGCCGCAGGCCGCGGCCCACGGCGGCGCCACACTCGCCACAACCACGTACGACCAGAATGGACGGCTGGTGTGCGTCGAGGCGATCGGTCACAAGCTCGAATACGAATACGACGCCAACGGCTGCGTCATCAGCAAAACGGAGACCGACGCCAACGGCGTACGAACGCTTCGCCTCGCCTGGAATGCGCGTGGCCAGCTGGTAGAGGCGACGCCGCCCGACGGGAGAACCTGGCGTTACCGATATGACGGGTGCGGCAGGCGCATCGAGAAGCGCACGCCCGAAGGGCGAGTCTGGCGTTACGTATGGAACTGCAGCCAGGTCGTGCAGGTGCTCTGCGATGACGAGGTGGTGGAGCGATGTGCCTATGATCCCTCGGGCGGCCCAGCGATCGTGCGTGACGACGGTGAGGTCCATTACCTTCTCCCCGACCAGATCTGCGGGACGAGCGAGATGGTTAACGCGAAGGGCGAGCTCGAATGGGCGGCCTCCAAGGGAACTTGGGGCGAAGGTTTTCGCTCGGGCCCCGGTGGTACCCCTTTCTTCGGACAAGTCCTGGATGAGGAAACGGGGCTTCATTACAACGTCTTTCGTTACTACGATCCCGACATCGGACGGTACATCTCGCCGGATCCTGCCGATATTGCGGGTGGTTGGAACGTGTACGCGGCGATTCGGTCTCCGATCGACGAGTACGACGAGCTTGGACTGGCCCCTCGCCAACCCTCGGGCCGATACTCGGGGCCGTACTATCAAAACAAGCGTGGATCCCGCCACTACGAGCCGGATGATCCCAGCAAGTCCGACCTCAATGCAACTCGAAGTAGAAGCGGGAAGGGTTATACGTTCAGGACCGATCAGCAAATTGAAAATAACGAACGCGGACTCTACGCGAGTACGACCGCGGAAGGTGGGGTGACGGCGACGAGGGTGACCGGTTTCAACGACGAAAAACGCGAGATGGCTTTCTTCAATGGGGATTGGCGAGAAGGAGGGAGCCGTCACGACCCAGATAAATTCGGTCAAATTGGCAACGATCACTGGTCACATTCGGAAATGTGGGCGTTTACGCACTTGATCGACCATGCAGATCCTAACAAAGGGAATCGAAGTAAACCCATTCGGATAACAATCTGCCGGCCACCGTGCGGCAAGAATGTGCGGGGATGCTCTACCGTTGTCGCCGGCCTCGCACAGGAGCTCGCCGACAAGGCAAAGCGAACGGTCATCCTCGTACATCCCCCCGGAAGGAAGAGGACAGCGTATCCGCCATGCGCTGGTGAGAGCTAA